One Microlunatus soli genomic window carries:
- a CDS encoding class I SAM-dependent methyltransferase, with product MHETSRVGDRPARDRWDMMDSSKSAYWDRYYAGAATASRPVPSQFAVFVAGELAEPHRIVEFGCGNGRDSLFFASNGHQVIGLDGSTSAIERGSALADQFGEKVEFLAADVNRSDLVDLITDGGGRTVVYARFFVHAITEDEQSAFLDTAARLTKPGDLLAVEYRTVRDQSGAKETGDHYRRFVSPAEFDHAAAQRGFTVQYAVEGFGFAKYKHDDAYVARRVLART from the coding sequence ATGCACGAAACCTCAAGGGTCGGCGACCGTCCGGCCCGTGATCGATGGGACATGATGGACTCGTCCAAGAGCGCGTATTGGGATCGCTATTACGCGGGTGCGGCAACAGCCTCCCGCCCGGTTCCCTCGCAGTTTGCCGTCTTCGTCGCCGGCGAGCTGGCTGAGCCGCACCGCATCGTCGAGTTCGGCTGCGGGAACGGCCGGGATTCGCTGTTCTTCGCCAGCAACGGTCACCAGGTGATCGGACTGGATGGGTCGACCTCGGCGATCGAGCGAGGATCTGCGCTCGCCGACCAGTTCGGTGAGAAGGTTGAGTTCCTGGCTGCCGACGTCAATAGGTCCGACCTGGTCGACCTGATAACCGACGGCGGCGGGCGCACCGTGGTCTACGCCCGCTTCTTCGTCCACGCGATCACCGAGGACGAGCAGTCGGCCTTCCTGGACACCGCCGCCCGACTCACGAAGCCAGGTGATCTGCTCGCGGTGGAGTACCGGACAGTGCGTGATCAAAGCGGGGCCAAGGAGACCGGCGACCATTACCGACGGTTCGTCAGTCCCGCCGAATTCGATCATGCTGCTGCCCAGCGCGGATTCACCGTCCAGTACGCCGTCGAGGGATTTGGCTTCGCCAAGTACAAGCACGACGACGCCTACGTCGCTCGACGGGTCCTGGCGCGGACCTGA
- a CDS encoding glycosyltransferase family 2 protein, with amino-acid sequence MIQRDGSLGASLQTGVHRVTSNWQDRRRRAKASSGVRVSVIIPVYNALPYVIDLLTSLDRQGLNARQLQVIIVDDGSTDGGDAVLEDYARSHTHATVIHQANSGWPGQPRNLGLDIATGRWVFFADADDWFAPDALLELADFGDRHDAQVVLPRVKRCGTRHGGKFRETLVSASKRQAFRTFTPHKLIRRDLIEEPGMRFREGKVRLEDGIFLSRCYLLADRIGILAERDLYYFRGREDGKNLSAERIDPDAYIPSLEAIAQNVYELSRSQKMARILITELVRRKCFHIYTPERFARAPVDLQLKWMTAHAGFFARHVTPEVRSALSEVNARRCDLILAHDRLALLDHIARPGTTDEVIDAATANGRVEPTSAR; translated from the coding sequence ATGATCCAGCGTGATGGCAGCCTTGGTGCGTCACTTCAGACCGGCGTCCACCGGGTCACCAGTAACTGGCAGGACCGCCGTCGTCGGGCGAAGGCATCCTCGGGGGTTCGGGTGTCGGTGATCATTCCGGTCTACAACGCGCTGCCCTATGTGATCGACTTACTGACCTCACTGGACCGGCAGGGTCTCAATGCACGACAGTTGCAGGTGATCATTGTCGACGACGGCTCGACCGACGGTGGGGACGCGGTGCTTGAGGATTACGCCCGGAGCCACACTCACGCGACCGTCATCCATCAAGCCAATTCGGGGTGGCCCGGACAACCGCGCAATCTGGGTCTTGACATCGCGACCGGCAGGTGGGTGTTCTTCGCCGACGCCGACGACTGGTTCGCCCCGGACGCGCTGCTGGAGCTCGCGGATTTCGGCGATCGCCACGACGCCCAGGTCGTGCTGCCTCGCGTCAAGCGCTGCGGCACCCGACACGGCGGCAAGTTCCGCGAGACTCTCGTGTCGGCCTCCAAGCGGCAGGCCTTCCGGACCTTCACCCCTCACAAGCTCATCCGACGCGATCTGATCGAGGAACCAGGGATGCGGTTTCGTGAGGGAAAGGTGCGATTGGAGGACGGGATATTTCTGAGCCGTTGCTACCTCCTGGCAGATCGGATCGGCATCCTCGCCGAACGCGATCTCTACTACTTCCGCGGCCGCGAAGATGGTAAGAACCTATCGGCCGAACGAATCGATCCCGACGCCTACATCCCTTCCCTGGAAGCGATCGCGCAGAACGTTTACGAGCTGTCCCGGAGCCAGAAGATGGCCCGGATCTTGATCACAGAACTGGTCCGCCGCAAGTGCTTCCACATCTATACTCCGGAACGATTCGCACGGGCCCCGGTGGACCTGCAGCTCAAATGGATGACTGCTCACGCAGGATTTTTCGCCAGGCACGTCACGCCAGAGGTTCGATCGGCATTGTCCGAGGTCAACGCTCGCCGCTGCGATCTCATCCTGGCTCACGACAGGCTCGCGCTGCTCGACCACATCGCTCGGCCAGGTACCACCGACGAGGTCATCGACGCCGCGACGGCGAATGGGCGCGTTGAACCGACCTCAGCTCGCTGA
- a CDS encoding TylF/MycF/NovP-related O-methyltransferase, protein MRKIIDDTRGEHLTYLGVPELTVLARQALDADLSGREGLIIEAGAARGGSAIVMAAAKDKERPMKVYDVFGQIPEPSESDGKDVHKRYREIAEGGASGIAGETYYGYRDDLFGEVTEAFARHGVPTAEHHIDLVKGLFEDTIQIDEPVAFAHLDGDWYESTIVCLERIAPHLVTGGRLVLDDYFHWSGCRKAVDEYFANRPGYLLERRKKVHVVRL, encoded by the coding sequence GTGCGGAAGATCATCGACGATACCCGCGGGGAACATCTCACCTACCTCGGTGTGCCGGAGCTGACAGTGCTTGCTCGTCAGGCTCTCGACGCGGATCTGTCCGGCCGCGAGGGTTTGATCATCGAAGCCGGAGCGGCGCGCGGAGGCTCGGCGATCGTGATGGCGGCGGCGAAGGACAAAGAGCGGCCGATGAAGGTCTACGACGTGTTCGGTCAGATCCCGGAACCTTCGGAGTCCGACGGGAAGGACGTGCACAAGCGTTACCGGGAGATCGCTGAGGGCGGCGCCTCCGGCATCGCCGGAGAGACGTATTACGGATACCGCGACGATCTCTTCGGTGAGGTCACCGAGGCGTTTGCCCGACACGGCGTGCCGACAGCTGAGCACCACATCGACCTGGTGAAAGGCTTGTTCGAAGACACGATTCAGATCGACGAGCCGGTGGCGTTCGCGCACCTGGACGGCGACTGGTACGAGTCGACAATCGTCTGCCTGGAGCGGATCGCACCCCACCTCGTCACCGGGGGCCGGCTGGTGCTCGACGACTACTTCCACTGGTCCGGTTGCCGCAAGGCCGTCGACGAATACTTCGCAAACCGGCCGGGCTACTTGCTTGAGCGGCGTAAGAAGGTCCACGTCGTGAGGTTGTGA
- a CDS encoding sulfurtransferase, whose translation MDVLIEAAELATLLTETGAGRAARPDGAPVLIDVRWSLGGPSRLPDFLSGHIPGAHWVDLETELSDHQATERRDSDPPATDGDVRGRGRHPLPAPAAFEAAMRRAGVDTDSTVIIYDADNALAASRLWWMLADAGHRQIRVLNGGYAAWLAMGGPVETGAGEPIPPGDFRASPGQLPRIDAAELAEQISAGEAGTIIDVRGPERYAGESEPIDPVAGHIPGAINVPSMINVGSDGRFLSAAEIAANFGTADRSDSEPVVYCGSGITAAHTALARTVAGLSMPRLYPGSWSDWITDPSRPVSTGDQP comes from the coding sequence ATGGACGTCCTGATCGAAGCCGCGGAACTCGCCACCCTGCTGACCGAGACCGGTGCCGGCCGTGCTGCTCGTCCGGACGGCGCTCCGGTGCTGATCGATGTCAGATGGAGTCTCGGCGGACCGTCCCGGCTGCCGGACTTCCTGTCCGGGCACATTCCCGGCGCGCACTGGGTCGATCTGGAGACCGAACTGTCCGATCACCAGGCCACCGAACGGCGGGACAGCGATCCGCCGGCCACGGACGGGGACGTGCGCGGCCGGGGCAGGCACCCGCTGCCCGCGCCGGCCGCCTTCGAAGCGGCGATGCGGCGCGCCGGTGTCGACACCGACTCGACGGTGATCATCTACGACGCCGACAACGCACTCGCCGCGTCCCGGCTGTGGTGGATGCTGGCCGATGCCGGACACCGGCAGATCCGGGTCCTCAACGGTGGTTACGCCGCATGGCTCGCGATGGGCGGCCCGGTCGAGACCGGTGCGGGGGAGCCGATCCCGCCGGGCGACTTCCGGGCCAGCCCGGGTCAGTTGCCGCGGATCGACGCTGCGGAGCTGGCCGAACAGATCAGCGCCGGCGAGGCGGGCACCATCATCGACGTCCGCGGGCCGGAACGCTACGCGGGGGAGTCCGAGCCGATCGACCCGGTCGCCGGACACATCCCCGGAGCGATCAACGTCCCGTCCATGATCAACGTCGGCAGCGACGGCAGATTTCTTTCCGCGGCAGAGATCGCCGCCAACTTCGGCACTGCCGACCGATCCGACTCCGAGCCCGTCGTCTACTGCGGATCGGGCATCACGGCCGCGCACACCGCCTTGGCCAGGACCGTTGCCGGACTGTCGATGCCGCGGCTGTATCCCGGCTCCTGGAGCGATTGGATCACCGATCCGAGCCGACCGGTGAGCACCGGCGATCAGCCGTAG
- a CDS encoding vWA domain-containing protein — protein sequence MAERFRYGAWRGGPDPLKPPFDVRSAVDDLGHDVLNSGNIGEALRDLLRRGTDGRGGLDRLADKIKKLRQQARRRGNLGGTLDQVRAALDQALAAERETLAGDDGMDARLAEMELDTIPDDVAGAVRSLDDYDWRSDEARQTYDSIKEMLRQQVLDSQFAGLKQALSNPDPQAMQRVKDMMADLNRLLDAHARNADTPEQFDEFMAQHGEFFPDNPTDVEELIDSLARQQAAAERMLNSLSPDQRRQLSEMIDDAMADADLASELAQLQDNLRALRPGLDRRSPTGMRGEGEGEGLGYGDAVSAVADLADLEALEAQLSQSHPGATLDDVDIDALERHLRDEAVRDFSQLRDLERELEQQGYLRRGDDGLRLTPKAVRRLGETALRRVFAELEARGTGDHADRRTGSADEATGLTRAWTFGDELPIDVPRTVGNALRRRAADRTLSDPTRSPSLSEGRDLGLRTGPSTGSGRLGTGSGRLLEVDDFEVTETERRTSAAVALCVDLSFSMFADGRWGPMKQTALALSHLVETRFRQDALEIIGFNLLGRRMSAVELAEVEPEWVQGTNLQHALMLASRHLRRHPEAEPVVLVVTDGEPTAHLTETGQPIFGWPTTPEAVRATVAQVDELGRYGATLNTFMLGEDPGLARFVDAMARRCGGRVFTPDIGRLGEYVVADYLRSRGR from the coding sequence ATGGCTGAACGCTTTCGGTACGGGGCTTGGCGCGGTGGCCCGGATCCTCTGAAACCGCCGTTCGATGTCCGGTCGGCGGTCGATGATCTTGGTCATGACGTGTTGAACTCGGGGAACATCGGCGAAGCGCTGCGGGATCTGCTGCGCCGCGGCACCGACGGCCGCGGCGGACTGGACCGGCTGGCCGACAAGATCAAGAAGCTGCGCCAGCAGGCCCGCCGCCGCGGCAACCTGGGCGGAACGCTTGATCAGGTACGGGCGGCCCTCGATCAAGCGCTCGCCGCCGAACGGGAGACATTGGCCGGAGACGACGGGATGGATGCCCGGCTGGCCGAGATGGAGTTGGACACCATTCCCGACGACGTGGCCGGCGCCGTACGGTCCCTGGACGACTACGACTGGCGGTCCGACGAGGCCCGACAGACCTACGACTCGATCAAGGAGATGCTGCGCCAACAGGTGCTGGACAGCCAGTTCGCCGGTCTGAAGCAGGCGCTGAGCAATCCCGATCCGCAGGCGATGCAGCGGGTGAAGGACATGATGGCCGACCTGAACCGGTTGCTCGATGCGCATGCGCGCAACGCGGACACGCCGGAACAGTTCGACGAGTTCATGGCCCAGCACGGCGAATTCTTCCCCGACAACCCGACCGACGTCGAGGAGCTGATCGACTCGCTGGCCCGTCAGCAGGCCGCTGCCGAGCGGATGCTGAACTCGCTCAGCCCCGACCAGCGACGCCAGCTCAGCGAGATGATCGACGACGCGATGGCCGATGCTGATCTTGCTTCCGAGCTCGCTCAGCTGCAGGACAATCTCAGGGCGCTGCGGCCGGGACTCGACCGGCGGTCGCCGACCGGGATGCGTGGCGAGGGGGAGGGCGAAGGTCTGGGCTACGGCGATGCGGTGTCCGCGGTCGCCGACCTTGCCGATCTTGAAGCACTGGAAGCACAGCTGTCCCAGTCCCATCCGGGCGCGACCCTGGATGATGTCGACATCGACGCCTTGGAACGGCATCTGCGCGATGAGGCGGTCCGGGACTTCTCCCAGCTTCGTGATCTTGAACGGGAGCTGGAGCAGCAGGGCTACCTGCGACGTGGGGACGACGGCCTCCGGCTCACTCCGAAGGCGGTCCGTCGCTTGGGCGAGACCGCGCTCCGACGGGTGTTCGCAGAATTGGAAGCCCGCGGCACCGGTGATCATGCCGATCGGCGGACCGGGTCCGCCGACGAGGCGACCGGGTTGACTCGAGCCTGGACCTTCGGTGACGAACTGCCGATCGACGTGCCCCGTACGGTCGGCAATGCGCTCCGCCGGCGCGCGGCCGACCGGACCCTGAGCGACCCCACCAGGTCCCCGAGCTTGTCGGAGGGGCGTGATCTTGGGTTGCGTACCGGTCCTTCGACAGGCTCAGGACGCTTGGGGACGGGCTCGGGACGTTTGCTGGAGGTGGACGACTTCGAGGTGACGGAGACCGAGCGACGGACCAGCGCCGCGGTGGCGTTGTGTGTCGACCTGTCGTTCTCGATGTTCGCCGACGGCCGCTGGGGGCCGATGAAGCAGACCGCGCTGGCACTGTCCCACCTGGTCGAGACCCGGTTCCGCCAGGACGCCCTGGAGATCATCGGTTTCAATCTGCTCGGCCGCCGGATGTCGGCGGTCGAGCTGGCCGAGGTCGAGCCGGAATGGGTGCAGGGCACCAACCTGCAGCATGCGCTGATGCTGGCCTCCCGGCACCTGCGCCGGCACCCCGAGGCGGAGCCGGTGGTGCTGGTGGTGACCGACGGAGAACCGACCGCCCATCTGACCGAGACCGGGCAGCCGATCTTCGGCTGGCCGACCACACCGGAAGCCGTCCGTGCCACCGTCGCCCAGGTCGACGAACTCGGCCGCTACGGCGCAACGCTGAACACGTTCATGCTGGGCGAGGACCCCGGGCTCGCCCGATTCGTCGACGCGATGGCCCGCCGTTGCGGCGGCCGGGTCTTCACCCCCGACATCGGCCGGCTCGGCGAGTACGTGGTCGCCGACTACCTGCGGTCGCGCGGCAGGTGA
- the sepH gene encoding septation protein SepH: protein MRYARPHALSEDGRRLIVETDDGEQIAILADAQLRQLLRGDRPRPQLEIEMDTELTPREIQMRIRAGASVEELADASGMPSSRIEAFASPVIAEREHIAGMAQNGSLRRRGEPTGHRTLQAAVGERLRERGVDPVTVAWDAFKMDDGRWSVSAGYRLEQAEREAIFHFDNRGRFSVTGNDEARWIVGEQAEDPAADSAGVDDGADADDTEPTLKLAGAAEELALLRSVETGAPSVDATGEEGDAFDTDAEAENAHAGSAPLDSALTDRDRTGEIPTETTASASDSATAEDAATGETAAADSVPETNAAGVPEEEDDTATADAVTAEEPSQLDLLYDILGSDGYAEDSIRVYDGLTDAAAVPDVADGAWQSPLDEDVPAEPEPEPAQADATTTEPSPAEQSNGSGDPAAEDPAAVERAADKQADATQAVDQQDVAEVAEFPTPQDTGATTAASEVESSPAQPDAPAQPDAPAQPDVSAEPAVAAEPSVAAANGDTAVPRETTAAGDGATSGDAADTPDQKSAEPSVLADGAAQDALPGADHEPVQEPKPKPKKRKRASVPSWDEIMFGSPKGK from the coding sequence ATGCGGTACGCACGACCTCATGCGCTGAGCGAGGATGGCCGGCGCCTGATCGTGGAGACCGACGACGGCGAACAGATCGCTATCCTGGCGGACGCGCAACTGCGACAGCTGCTGCGCGGTGATCGGCCCCGACCACAGCTGGAGATCGAGATGGATACCGAACTGACCCCTCGCGAGATCCAGATGAGGATCCGCGCCGGCGCTTCGGTCGAGGAGCTCGCCGACGCCAGTGGGATGCCCAGCAGCCGGATCGAGGCCTTCGCCTCCCCGGTGATCGCCGAACGTGAGCACATCGCCGGGATGGCCCAGAACGGTTCGCTGCGGCGCCGGGGCGAGCCGACCGGCCACCGTACGCTGCAGGCCGCGGTCGGCGAACGCCTGCGCGAGCGCGGCGTCGATCCCGTCACGGTCGCCTGGGACGCGTTCAAGATGGACGACGGCCGGTGGTCGGTGAGCGCCGGCTACCGGCTGGAACAGGCCGAACGGGAAGCGATCTTCCATTTCGACAACCGGGGCCGCTTCTCGGTCACCGGCAATGACGAGGCCCGCTGGATCGTCGGCGAACAGGCCGAGGACCCTGCCGCCGATTCGGCCGGAGTCGACGACGGGGCCGATGCCGACGACACCGAACCGACCCTGAAGTTGGCCGGCGCCGCCGAGGAACTGGCGCTGCTGCGTTCGGTCGAGACCGGCGCCCCGTCGGTCGACGCGACCGGCGAGGAAGGCGACGCGTTCGACACCGACGCAGAGGCCGAGAACGCACACGCCGGGAGCGCCCCGCTCGACAGCGCACTCACGGACCGGGATCGGACCGGCGAGATTCCCACCGAGACCACCGCATCGGCGAGTGACTCGGCGACCGCCGAGGATGCCGCAACCGGTGAGACGGCAGCGGCGGATTCGGTCCCCGAGACGAACGCCGCCGGGGTGCCCGAGGAAGAAGACGACACCGCGACCGCAGACGCCGTCACGGCCGAGGAACCGTCCCAGCTCGATCTGCTCTACGACATCCTGGGCAGCGACGGGTACGCCGAGGACTCGATCCGCGTCTACGACGGTCTGACCGACGCCGCGGCTGTGCCCGATGTCGCCGATGGTGCATGGCAGTCACCGCTTGACGAGGACGTACCGGCCGAACCGGAACCGGAGCCCGCTCAGGCCGACGCCACGACCACCGAACCGAGCCCGGCCGAGCAGTCGAACGGATCCGGCGACCCAGCGGCTGAGGATCCGGCAGCCGTCGAGCGCGCAGCCGACAAGCAGGCGGACGCGACACAGGCTGTCGACCAGCAGGACGTCGCCGAGGTGGCCGAGTTCCCAACCCCGCAAGACACCGGGGCAACCACTGCCGCGTCCGAGGTCGAGAGCTCCCCTGCTCAGCCCGATGCGCCTGCTCAGCCCGATGCGCCTGCTCAGCCCGATGTTTCCGCTGAGCCCGCCGTTGCCGCCGAGCCGAGCGTCGCTGCCGCCAACGGCGATACGGCTGTACCACGTGAGACGACTGCCGCGGGCGACGGGGCAACATCGGGCGACGCGGCGGACACTCCGGATCAGAAGTCCGCGGAGCCGTCCGTCCTCGCCGACGGCGCGGCGCAGGACGCCCTGCCGGGTGCGGACCACGAACCGGTCCAGGAGCCCAAACCGAAGCCGAAGAAGCGCAAGCGGGCTTCGGTGCCGAGCTGGGACGAGATCATGTTCGGCAGCCCGAAGGGCAAGTGA
- a CDS encoding discoidin domain-containing protein, with protein MMTYALEELVDTVDEIAETSFPDLEFLDPSGVLEVNARVSSVSTVRIELPSNEYFHLSSVQIDAEGVDDLVTATERVASSNWKGYGQLLAQGTLFDPDHRGTGFHTKKEQFPWVEFRFDRPVELRRLRFRNRGNATALRARGLRVRVRTAGGRWTTIYDGAERAQAFVRATEGIFGGVHDVEAAEGGGVVPAAADLVQLLTQVHLREYGPALVRDLAQIPISPAARAQFRDLVSQKVLGRRELEWTSHGVRRSFRFWKPAEKERYVAYSMELVADLRELTPHVCLGFGSVLAVVRDKDLIPHDDDLDIIVGFEPHEAAKIGDALRLIEKHLGARGYTVAGKNTAHRLVSRRPDKKVDVFVGIFEGDEIAWYPGRRGDLSRQIVFPAQEVEFLGTKCAIPARAETYLERIYGPGWKVPDRHFKHTWDRRGYADLIR; from the coding sequence ATGATGACCTACGCCTTGGAGGAACTCGTCGACACTGTTGACGAGATCGCAGAGACGAGCTTCCCCGATCTGGAATTCCTCGACCCGTCCGGCGTTCTCGAGGTGAACGCTCGAGTGTCATCGGTATCGACCGTGCGGATCGAGCTGCCGAGCAACGAGTATTTCCATCTCAGTTCGGTGCAGATCGATGCCGAGGGTGTCGATGATCTGGTGACGGCGACCGAGCGAGTCGCCAGCAGCAACTGGAAGGGCTACGGACAGCTTCTGGCGCAAGGCACACTGTTTGATCCTGATCATCGTGGCACCGGGTTCCACACCAAGAAGGAGCAGTTTCCCTGGGTGGAGTTCAGGTTCGATCGACCGGTCGAACTGCGCCGGCTCCGGTTCCGGAATCGCGGCAATGCGACGGCGCTCCGTGCGAGAGGACTTCGGGTACGGGTCCGGACTGCCGGCGGGCGTTGGACGACGATTTACGACGGCGCCGAGCGAGCACAGGCCTTCGTTCGTGCGACGGAGGGCATATTCGGCGGCGTCCACGACGTTGAGGCCGCCGAAGGGGGAGGCGTCGTTCCGGCCGCAGCCGATCTGGTGCAGCTACTGACCCAGGTGCACCTGCGCGAGTACGGCCCCGCTCTGGTTCGCGACCTCGCGCAGATCCCGATTTCGCCGGCAGCTCGGGCACAGTTCCGCGACCTGGTCTCCCAGAAGGTGCTGGGCCGTCGGGAACTGGAATGGACCAGCCATGGAGTTCGCCGCTCGTTCCGCTTCTGGAAGCCGGCCGAGAAGGAGCGATACGTCGCCTATTCGATGGAGTTGGTCGCGGATCTCCGCGAGCTCACACCCCATGTCTGCCTCGGATTCGGCTCCGTGCTCGCGGTGGTGCGGGACAAGGATCTGATTCCGCACGACGACGATCTGGACATTATCGTCGGGTTCGAGCCGCACGAAGCGGCGAAGATCGGTGACGCGCTCCGCCTGATCGAGAAGCATCTGGGCGCCCGGGGATACACGGTGGCGGGTAAGAACACCGCGCATCGACTGGTCAGCCGACGGCCGGATAAAAAGGTCGACGTCTTCGTCGGCATCTTCGAGGGTGATGAGATCGCCTGGTATCCCGGTCGCCGCGGCGACCTCAGCCGGCAGATCGTCTTCCCGGCCCAGGAGGTCGAGTTCCTGGGCACGAAGTGCGCGATCCCGGCTCGGGCCGAGACGTACCTCGAACGGATCTACGGCCCCGGGTGGAAAGTGCCGGATCGGCACTTCAAACACACGTGGGACCGTCGCGGGTATGCCGATCTGATCCGTTGA
- a CDS encoding sigma 54-interacting transcriptional regulator, with the protein MSQSTGSNQAPAHTPSAERPRTLGQLKAAGHSTRTVKEEIRGNLLDRLRSGEQAFPGIVGFDGSVLPELEAALLAGHDFVLLGERGQGKTRLMRTVGGLLDEWIPVVEGCEINDDPYDPICVRCRRLAAEVGDDLPIGWLHREDRYTEKLATPDTSVGDLIGDVDPVKVAEGRTLGDPETIHYGLVPRTNRGLFGLNELPDLAERIQVALFNVLEERDIQVRGYSIRMPLDLMLVATANPEDYTNRGRIITPLKDRFGGEIRTHYLTEVADEIGLLRQESAVVAEVGTHLLEVVARMTRGLRESSSVDQRSGVSARFAIAAVEGIAASALRRSARTGDADPVARICDLPPVLPTLLGKIEFEMGEEGREAAVLDHLLKMAVAETFRERLGGLDLSGFTAPFADGTVVETGDLVTAEELLGQFGTVPGLARVLERLDSSDAANRGEVAAAVEFVLEGLYLTRRIEKDIVDGRTVYGG; encoded by the coding sequence ATGAGCCAGTCAACCGGATCGAACCAGGCACCCGCACACACCCCGTCGGCCGAACGGCCACGCACCCTCGGTCAGCTCAAGGCAGCCGGTCACTCGACTCGTACGGTGAAGGAGGAGATCCGCGGCAACCTGCTGGACCGGCTCCGATCCGGCGAACAAGCCTTCCCCGGGATCGTCGGCTTCGACGGCTCGGTGCTCCCCGAACTGGAAGCGGCACTGCTGGCCGGTCACGATTTCGTGCTGCTCGGCGAGCGCGGCCAGGGCAAGACCCGGCTGATGCGGACCGTCGGTGGTCTGCTGGACGAATGGATCCCGGTGGTCGAGGGCTGCGAGATCAACGACGACCCGTACGATCCGATCTGCGTCCGCTGCCGCAGGCTGGCCGCCGAGGTCGGCGACGACCTGCCGATCGGCTGGCTGCATCGTGAGGACCGCTACACCGAGAAGCTGGCGACGCCGGACACCTCGGTCGGCGACCTGATCGGCGATGTCGATCCGGTCAAGGTCGCCGAGGGGCGCACGCTGGGTGACCCGGAGACCATCCACTACGGGCTGGTGCCACGCACCAACCGCGGCCTGTTCGGGCTGAACGAACTGCCCGACCTGGCCGAACGGATCCAGGTCGCGCTGTTCAACGTGTTGGAGGAGCGCGACATCCAGGTCCGTGGCTATTCGATCCGGATGCCGCTGGATCTGATGTTGGTCGCTACCGCCAACCCGGAGGACTACACCAACCGCGGCCGGATCATCACTCCGCTGAAGGACCGTTTCGGCGGCGAGATCAGGACCCACTACCTGACCGAGGTCGCCGACGAGATCGGACTGCTCCGGCAGGAGTCGGCGGTGGTCGCCGAGGTCGGGACCCATCTGCTGGAGGTCGTCGCGCGGATGACCAGGGGACTGCGGGAGTCGTCCTCGGTCGACCAGCGGTCCGGGGTCTCCGCTCGGTTCGCGATCGCCGCGGTGGAAGGGATCGCAGCGTCGGCACTGCGGCGTTCGGCGCGCACCGGAGACGCCGATCCGGTGGCCCGGATCTGTGACCTGCCGCCGGTGCTGCCGACCTTGCTGGGCAAGATCGAGTTCGAGATGGGCGAGGAGGGCAGGGAAGCCGCCGTCCTTGATCATCTGCTGAAGATGGCCGTCGCGGAGACCTTCCGGGAACGGCTCGGTGGTCTGGATCTGTCCGGATTCACGGCACCGTTCGCCGACGGAACGGTGGTCGAGACCGGGGACCTGGTCACCGCCGAGGAACTGCTGGGCCAGTTCGGCACCGTGCCGGGTCTGGCCCGGGTGCTGGAACGGCTCGACTCCTCCGATGCCGCGAACCGCGGCGAGGTGGCGGCCGCCGTCGAGTTCGTCCTCGAGGGCCTCTACCTGACCCGCCGGATCGAGAAGGACATCGTCGACGGCCGCACCGTCTACGGCGGCTGA